Proteins encoded by one window of Pseudochaenichthys georgianus chromosome 9, fPseGeo1.2, whole genome shotgun sequence:
- the morc2 gene encoding ATPase MORC2, with amino-acid sequence MAYSNYSNLSRAQLTFEYLHTNSTTHEFLFGALAELVDNSRDANATRIDIYTDKRPELRGGYMLCFLDDGVGMDPYESTHVIQFGKSSKRSHESTQIGQYGNGLKSGSMRIGKDFILFTKKGNKLTCLFMSRTFHEEEGLDEVIVPLPSWDLKTKEPLTSDPEKYAIETELIYKYSPFKSEQQLMEQFNKIESSSGTLVIVYNLKLDHREPELDVETDHQDILMAGTPVEGVKPERRSFRAYAAVLYIDPRMRIYIQGHKVRTKRLSCCLYKPRVYKYTSTRFKTRAEQEVKKADHLAKISEEKAREAESKQMALETRLGDDLSKDSRAILRKVQDSAMMLRRDCDMKKRILEAKQKALKEPKELNFIFGVNIGQRDLDGMFVYNCSRLIKMYEKTGPQLEGGMACGGVVGVVDVPYLILEPTHNKQDFADAKEYRHLLKSMGEHLAQYWKDTNIAQKGIVKFWDEFGYLSASWSAPPSSEPRYKRRRAMEIPLTIQCDKCLKWRTLPFQMDAVDKRYPDSWVCLMNPDSNQDRCDASEQKHNLPCGVLKKDKLTGEVKQKELAEKIKLQQEKLEALQKTSTIKSAADIKKLPLDASMKPSEGSSQATRSSERSITRARSPPLPAHLKGGPPSRASPQRPTRSPAPPPPNKVEPSRSRAAAAKPPPPAAKPVPKATAKTPPPTRSSRTPAKASPVKATAAVQRKRVITVVDSEDEEEEEEEEEEEEEEKDEDDDSEVESEEEPRTKKSKMAAAAAAGNRGKVMEKSLPPKRGKLDEVKTLSEPEKKGLSSPLQQKPTTSTSIPESISMQRHGAKAKASEKPLQEETGDNTKNAQKDKGLLVEVRVNKEWYTGKVIAVEVNKQSFRWKVKFDYVPRNTPKDRWVFKGSDDVRLMRPPSPISQTPDTQQEAEKGPAPMEPDTTQPGTSREVTDSLVTMLRTMLRYFFPPAFRIPKDDVNSMSAEELVAFPLKDYFQQYESGLQSLCNSYQSRADARAKAVEEKSNSNEVKLKEADEKLQKLRTNIVALLQKVQEDIDINTDDELDAYIADLLTKGDCKKT; translated from the exons ATGGCCTACTCAAACTACAGCAACCTGAGCAGGGCTCAGCTCACCTTTGAGTATCTGCACACAAACTC GACGACCCACGAGTTCTTGTTTGGAGCCTTAGCCGAGCTTGTGGACAATTCAAG AGATGCAAATGCCACACGAATAGACATCTACACAG ACAAAAGGCCCGAGCTGCGGGGCGGCTACATGCTGTGTTTTCTGGATGACGGTGTTGGAATGGACCCTT aTGAGTCAACTCACGTGATCCAGTTTGGGAAGTCAAGCAAAAGGTCCCATGAGTCCACTCAGATTGGCCAGTATGGAAACGGACTGAAATC CGGCTCTATGAGGATCGGGAAAGACTTCATCTTGTTCACGAAAAAGGGCAATAAGCTCACTTGCCTCTTCATGTCGAGGACTTTTCACGAAGAGGAGGGACTGGACGAG GTGATCGTGCCTCTTCCCTCCTGGGATCTGAAAACCAAGGAAccgctgacctctgaccccgagAAGTACGCCATAGAGACGGAGCTGATCTACAAATACTCACCTTTTAAAAGTGAACAGCAGCTGATGGAGCAGTTCAACAAAATAGAAAGTAGCAGTG GCACTCTTGTGATCGTCTATAATCTGAAGCTGGACCACAGAGAGCCAGAGCTGGATGTAGAGACGGATCACCAGGACATACTGATGGCTGGGACTCCTGTTGAAGGAGT GAAGCCGGAGAGGAGGTCCTTCAGGGCGTACGCTGCTGTTTTGTACATTGACCCACGCATGAGGATTTATATCCAGGGACATAAAGTCAGGACTAAGAGACTGTCCTGCTGTTTGTATAAACCGAG GGTTTATAAATACACATCGACTCGTTTCAAAACTCGTGCCGAGCAAGAAGTGAAGAAAGCGGATCACCTGGCTAAGATTT CGGAGGAGAAAGCCAGAGAGGCGGAGAGTAAGCAGATGGCTCTGGAGACCAGACTAGGAGACGACCTGTCAAAAGATTCACGG GCAATCCTTCGAAAGGTTCAAGATTCAGCCATGATGCTTCGACGGGACTGTGACATGAAGAAAAGGATTCTCGAAGCCAAACAGAA AGCGCTAAAGGAGCCCAAGGAGTTGAACTTTATATTCGGAGTGAACATTGGTCAGAGAGACCTGGATGGGATGTTTGTGTACAACTGCTCTCGTCTCATCAAGATGTACGAGAAGACAGGGCCTCAGCTGGAGGGAGGCAT GGCCTGTGGAGGTGTGGTTGGAGTAGTGGATGTCCCGTATTTAATTCTAGAGCCTACTCACAACAAACAGGACTTTGCAGATGCCAAAGAGTATCGACATTTACTGAAATCCATGGGGGAACATTTAGCTCAGTACTGGAAGGACACTAACATTG CTCAGAAAGGCATAGTGAAGTTCTGGGATGAGTTCGGATATCTGTCGGCCAGCTGGTCCGCACCCCCGTCATCAGAGCCGAGATACAAGAGGCGTCGGGCCATGGAGATACCGCTTACTATCCAGTGTG ataaatgtttaaagtGGAGAACGCTGCCATTCCAGATGGATGCTGTGGACAAACGCTACCCAGACAGCTGGGTGTGTCTCATGAACCCCGACAGCAACCAGGACAG GTGCGATGCTTCTGAACAGAAACATAATTTGCCATGTGGTGTTCTGAAGAAAGACAAGCTGACGGGTGAAGTCAAGCAAAAAGAGCTGGCAGAGAAAATCAAACTGCAGCAGGAGAAACTCGAGGCCTTGCAG AAAACCAGCACCATCAAATCTGCAGCGGATATAAAGAAGCTGCCTCTGGATGCCAGCATGAAACCCTCCGAGGGTTCCTCTCAG GCAACCAGGTCTTCTGAGAGGTCCATAACGCGGGCCCGCTCCCCCCCGCTTCCAGCTCATCTAAAGGGCGGCCCCCCATCTCGTGCCTCTCCTCAGCGCCCCACCCGATCACCTGCTCcgccaccaccaaataaagtcGAACCATCCAGGTCCAGAGCTGCAGCAGCAAAACCTCCTCCACCTGCAGCCAAGCCTGTACCAAAAGCTACTGCCAAAACCCCCCCGCCCACCCGCAGCTCCCGG acaCCAGCCAAAGCATCACCAGTCAAAGCAACAGCTGCTGTACAACGCAAGAGAGTCATAACGGTGGTCGACagtgaggatgaggaggaggaagaggaagaagaagaagaggaggaggaggagaaggatgaGGATGATGACAGTGAGGTGGAGAGTGAAGAAGAACCGCGGACAAAGAAATCCAAGatggcggcagcagcagcagctggtaaCCGTGGGAAAGTGATGGAGAAGTCCTTGCCTCCCAAACGTGGCAAGTTGGACGAG GTTAAAACCCTCTCCGAGCCCGAGAAGAAAGGACTTTCTTCTCCTTTACAACAAAAGCCAACCACATCGACCTCTATTCCTGAATCCATTTCCATGCAGCGGCATGGCGCTAAAGCAAAG gcctcggAGAAGCCCCTACAGGAGGAAACGGGGGACAACACAAAAAATGCTCAGAAAG ATAAAGGGCTGCTGGTTGAAGTACGTGTCAATAAGGAGTGGTACACCGGCAAAGTCATTGCTGTGGAGGTGAACAAACAGAGCTTTCGCTGGAAAGTGAAGTTTGACTATGTACCTAGAAACACTCCTAAAGACAGATG GGTGTTCAAGGGAAGTGATGATGTCCGGTTGATGCGGCCGCCATCTCCAATCTCTCAGACCCCTGACACCCAGCAGGAGGCAGAGAAGGGGCCGGCCCCCATGGAGCCCGACACCACCCAGCCAGGCACCAGCCGGGAGGTGACCGATAGTCTGGTTACCATGCTGAG GACCATGCTGCGTTACTTCTTCCCTCCTGCTTTTCGGATCCCAAAGGACGACGTTAACAGCATGTCGGCTGAGGAGTTGGTGGCCTTTCCTTTG AAAGATTATTTCCAGCAGTATGAATCAGGTCTGCAGTCTTTGTGCAACTCGTACCAGAGCAGAGCTGACGCCAGAGCCAAAGCTGTTGAAGAGAAGAGCAACAGCAATGAGGTGAAACTGAAGGAGGCGGACGAGAAATTACAGAAACTACGAACAAACATTGTAGCACTCCTGCAAAAAGTTCAAGAG GACATTGATATAAACACAGACGACGAGCTGGACGCCTACATAGCGGACCTTCTGACCAAGGGGGATTGCAAGAAGACCTGA
- the slc2a11b gene encoding solute carrier family 2, facilitated glucose transporter member 11b produces the protein MPKEFTDEFEPLLIKDFNGQKQSKLPNRSLVLAACAACIGGTFQFGYNISVINAPTTDVHNFINQTWIERYQIGIPESVLTLLWSTIVSIFTIGGLLGVTVGGTLSVKHGRKGTLLVNNAFAIIAALLMGLSYPTGYFELLIIGRFITGLNAGIGLCVQPLYLGEIAPTAFRGSMGMGTSISITLGLLAGQVVGLKELLGKEDSWPILLATTCVPAFLQLLILPWFPESPRYLLIDRGDSEGCKKALKQLHGVSRCDGELDDIEKEKRDLADFKAKTPWELLCDRSIRLQVLTVMLLNVAQQLNGINAIYFYANYLFTQSGISAERIPYVTLGTGACELVTALTCGIVIDRLGRKVLIVGGYILMSICCILFTLTLSYQSASPIVPYLSIASVFAFILSFGLGPGGVTNILTTELFTQATRPAAYIIAGSLNWLSFFLISMVFPFLVVWLEQYCFLVFMAVCTCMAIYIFFVVPETKNKTFIEIQNEFKSSKKARTVDATGMTQLLSI, from the exons ATGCCAAAAGAATTTACGGATGAATTTGAGCCTCTGCTTATTAAAGATTTCAATGGACAAAAACAATCAAAG CTCCCAAACAGATCACTTGTGTTGGCTGCCTGTGCTGCCTGTATAGGGGGAACCTTTCAGTTTGGATATAATATCTCTGTCATCAATGCACCCACAACG GATGTGCATAATTTCATCAACCAAACCTGGATTGAGCGTTACCAGATTGGCATACCAGAAAGTGTTCTCACCCTGCTTTGGTCCACTATTGTGTCTATATTCACCATAGGGGGGCTATTAGGAGTGACAGTCGGTGGGACACTGTCTGTGAAGCATGGAAG GAAAGGGACACTGTTAGTAAATAATGCATTTGCAATAATCGCTGCTCTGCTGATGGGTCTGAGTTACCCCACAGGATATTTTGAATTACTCATCATCGGACGTTTTATCACTGGATTAAATGCAG GCATTGGTCTTTGTGTTCAACCTCTGTACCTGGGGGAAATAGCTCCGACTGCATTTCGTGGCTCCATGGGAATGGGAACCTCAATTTCCATCACTTTAGGGCTCTTAGCTGGACAAGTGGTTGGTCTCAA AGAGCTCCTGGGTAAAGAAGACAGCTGGCCCATCCTGCTCGCCACCACATGTGTCCCAGCCTTCCTGCAGCTCCTGATCCTGCCCTGGTTCCCCGAGAGCCCACGCTACCTGCTCATCGACAGAGGAGATAGTGAAGGATGCAAGAAAG CCCTGAAGCAACTGCACGGTGTATCTCGCTGTGATGGCGAACTTGATGATATCGAGAAGGAGAAGAGAGATTTGGCAGATTTCAAGGCCAAGACACCCTGGGAGCTCTTATGTGATCGTAGCATCCGCTTGCAGGTTCTCACCGTGATGCTGCTCAACGTGGCACAGCAGTTGAACGGCATCAATGCT ATTTATTTCTATGCAAATTACTTGTTCACACAATCTGGTATCTCTGCTGAAAGAATTCCATATGTGACCCTTGGCACTGGTGCCTGTGAACTCGTCACAGCTTTAACATGT GGTATCGTCATTGATCGACTGGGAAGGAAAGTACTCATCGTGGGAGGATACATACTGATGAGCATCTGCTGCATATTATTCACGCTGACGCTCTCTTATCAG AGTGCCAGCCCCATAGTTCCTTACTTGAGCATAGCTAGTGTGTTTGCTTTTATCCTCAGTTTTGGCTTAGGACCAG GTGGTGTGACTAACATCTTGACCACTGAACTCTTCACTCAAGCAACACGCCCTGCAGCCTACATTATCGCAGGATCCTTGAACTGGTTGAGCTTCTTCTTGATCAGCATGGTCTTCCCTTTTCTTGTG GTTTGGCTGGAGCAGTATTGTTTCCTCGTCTTCATGGCTGTCTGCACCTGTATGGCCATATACATTTTCTTTGTCGTTCCTGAAACCAAGAACAAAACCTTTATTGAAATCCAGAATGAGTTCAAGTCCTCCAAAAAGGCCCGCACTGTCGATGCAACAGGGATGACACAGTTATTATCTATATAA
- the LOC117452367 gene encoding transmembrane protein 248, whose protein sequence is MMGFWQPGTNLRDYVSQNPPLVTFFLCLLTLAISFICFSSYSYTHTVPNPDTVKDWNHLLSSFSQHKFCVQANASSSELVSPVPSPLMDKDSLVSSTKTLTTLHLKVPLSVTTNSNIGSLKNLALHTAFRASQLHLGGTESVDVTLEFLTENDSYTCLTIRAPAHLLPMKLLPPECPEFKKNISPLHVEVSDKKPAASQTCYSLHSQDDPTLTVMLTQDERNVAVRHLMEVSVCLLGVCLVLCVAASLTQSLIRRHHWNGLDIQNEPLMDT, encoded by the exons ATGATGGGTTTCTGGCAGCCGGGGACCAACCTCAGGGATTATGTATCCCAGAATCCTCCATTGGTGACATTTTTCCTGTGTCTGTTGACTCTGGCCATCTCCTTTATCTGCTTCAGTTCTTACAGCTACACCCACACTGTTCCAAACCCCGACACAGTGAAG GACTGGAACCATCTACTGTCCTCTTTTTCACAGCACAAGTTTTGTGTGCAAGCCAATGCAAGTTCGTCTGAGCTTGTCTCACCAGTGCCTTCTCCTCTGATGGATAAAGACAGTTTAGTTTCCTCAACAAAGACACTCACCACTTTGCATCTCAAGGTTCCTCTGTCTGTGACTACCAACTCAAACATTGGCTCCCTGAAAAACCTTGCTTTACACACTGCCTTCAGAGCCAGTCAGTTACATCTTGGAG GAACGGAGAGTGTTGATGTGACTCTGGAGTTTTTGACTGAAAACGATTCCTACACCTGCCTCACCATAAGGGCCCCAGCGCACCTCCTACCCATGAAACT ACTTCCGCCTGAGTGCCCAGAATttaagaaaaacatttccccgCTCCATGTGGAAGTGAGCGACAAGAAGCCTGCAGCATCACAAACCTGCTACAGCCTACACTCACAGGATGACCCTACACTCACAGTCATGTTAACACAG GACGAGCGAAACGTGGCAGTGAGACATCTGATGGAAGTCAGTGTGTGTCTGCTTGGAGTTTGTTTGGTACTCTGTGTCGCTGCCAGTCTCACACAGTCGCTCATACGCCGCCATCATTGGAATGGACTAGATATACAAAAT GAGCCCTTGATGGACACATGA
- the plbd2 gene encoding putative phospholipase B-like 2, translated as MASGQNKWSAAGFFKLAFTVLIGFCFMCASVRADIQTAVIDKHTGQLSVVEGYREDFVAWANFTDDIKTSGWSFLEVTTSSQYNDSIQAYAAGAVEAVLTSQLIYKHWMNTLMGYCGPFTSRTGYCERLNTFISTNLQWIQDQIEKQPSSPYWYQVHLALLQLKGLEDGFNEQLSFPLGSFYLNPFGFLLFQMGGDLEDLESALNKSSLTQPLGSGSCSALIKLLPNNKELLVSHDTWNTYQAMLRIMKKYMFAFRVSPSDEHLLPGGIQAFSSYPGTIFSGDDFYILSSGLVTLETTIGNSNPALWKFVQPTGSVMEWLRNIVANRLASTGKEWAEIFSKYNSGTYNNQWMIVDYNHFTPGKTDIKEGLFVVLEQIPGEVVFKDKTQELLKKGYWASYNIPYYEEIFNASGCNELVEKYGPWFSLDQNPRAQIFRRNQTAVTDVDSMIRLMRYNNFKEDPLSKCEGCNPPGNGENAISARSDLNPANGTYPFGALRQRSHGGTDMKMTSYGMFRDYGMMAVSGPTWDQVPPFQWSTSPYTDLMHMGHPDTWAFKPIKVTWNP; from the exons ATGGCGTCCGGACAAAACAAGTGGTCTGCTGCTGGGTTTTTTAAACTTGCGTTTACTGTTTTAATCGGTTTTTGTTTTATGTGCGCATCTGTTCGGGCAGATATACAAACCGCTGTTATTGACAAACATACCGGACAGCTGTCTGTTGTTGAGGGATATCGAGAAGATTTTGTGGCCTGGGCAAACTTCACTGATGACATCAAAACATCAGG CTGGTCTTTCTTGGAGGTCACCACCAGCAGTCAGTACAATGACAGCATCCAGGCTTACGCTGCCGGTGCAGTGGAGGCTGTACTCACATCTCAG CTCATCTATAAGCACTGGATGAACACTCTGATGGGCTACTGTGGGCCCTTCACCTCTCGAACTGGTTACTGCGAGCGCCTTAATACCTTCATCTCAACCAATCTGCAGTGGATTCAGGATCAAATAGAGAAGCAGCCCAGTTCACCCTACTGGTACCAG GTGCATCTGGCCCTGCTGCAGCTGAAAGGTCTGGAGGACGGCTTCAATGAACAGCTGTCATTTCCATTAGGGTCGTTCTACCTCAACCCATTTGGCTTCTT ACTGTTCCAAATGGGTGGGGATCTGGAGGACTTGGAATCAGCTCTGAACAAATCCAGCCTTACTCAACCTCTTGGATCGGGCTCCTGTTCGGCTCTCATTAAGCTGCTGCCCAACAATAAGGAGCTACTGGTGTCACATGACACCTGGAACACTTACCAGGCCATGCTGCGCATCATGAAGAAATACATGTTTGCCTTTAGAGTTTCCCCTTCAG aCGAGCACCTTCTTCCTGGAGGAATTCAGGCATTCTCCTCTTACCCTGGAACGATCTTCTCTGGAGATGACTTTTATATCCTAAGTAGTGGCTTG GTTACTTTGGAAACCACCATTGGCAACAGTAACCCCGCTCTCTGGAAGTTTGTGCAGCCCACAGGGAGTGTCATGGAGTGGCTCAGGAACATTGTGGCTAATAGACTAGCTTCTACGGGCAAGGAGTGGGCCGAGATattcagcaaatacaacagtgGAAC GTATAATAACCAGTGGATGATTGTGGACTATAACCACTTTACTCCGGGGAAGACTGACATTAAAGAGGGGCTCTTTGTTGTGCTGGAGCAGATTCC GGGAGAAGTTGTTTTCAAAGATAAAACTCAGGAACTGCTGAAGAAAGGGTACTGGGCAAGTTACAACATACC ATACTATGAGGAAATATTCAATGCAAGTGGCTGCAATGAGCTGGTGGAGAAGTACGGCCCGTGGTTCTCTCTGGACCAGAATCCTCGGGCTCAGATCTTCAGAAGAAACCAGACAGCTGTCACAGATGTGGACTCCATGATCCGCCTTATGAG GTATAATAACTTCAAGGAAGACCCATTGTCAAAGTGTGAAGGCTGCAATCCACCTGGAAACGGAGAGAATGCCATCTCAGCCCGTTCAGACCTGAACCCGGCGAATGGAACGTATCCGTTTGGCGCCTTGAGGCAGAGGTCGCATGGAGGAACAGACATGAAG ATGACCTCCTACGGGATGTTTCGTGACTACGGTATGATGGCAGTGAGTGGACCAACATGGGACCAGGTGCCGCCCTTCCAGTGGAGCACTTCCCCTTACACAGATCTGATGCACATGGGGCACCCCGATACTTGGGCATTCAAGCCGATAAAAGTCACCTGGAATCCTTAG
- the rbm19 gene encoding probable RNA-binding protein 19, producing the protein MSRLIIKNLPNGMKEERFRSMFAAFGTVTDCSLKFTKDGKFRKFGFVGFKAEEDANNALKHFNKSFVDTSRLTVEMCKVFGDPTKAKAWSKHTQSSAPEKPSTPADSDSKKKNKQKKETNSTLEILEEDQGFKEFLSVHQNRSQAPTWSNDTMQQLQTDPDAAVVKTQSKKKVASDDYLNFDSDESEEEEKEEEEEDEAEGATKEALKSGLSDMDYLRSKVAQTEDTMEESKEKQDGEEEDEDDDEGVPAQHTDSAYESGDKENLSKTKTVVSSGDEKQSKIKKTAKQEMEPTTEFTVKLRGAPFNVKEQQIREFMLPLKPEAIRIGKNESGNRTGYVYVDLHSDEQAEKALKKNKDYIGGRYIEVFRVDPNGGKGKRDRKDKDNDRSFTRTLKEDEEEEDVAESGRLFIRNLPYTCTEEEIKELFAKHGPISEILFPIDNLTKKPKGFAFVMYMIPENAVTALAQLDGHIFQGRMLHLLPSTMKKEKTDSDAGGPGSSTYKRQKDAKNKASSSSSHNWNTLFLGTSAVADAIADKYNTTKSKVLDHESTGSLAVRMALGETQIVQETRQFLLDNGVSLDSFSQAAAARSTTVILVKNLPAGVTVAELEELFSPHGSLGRVLLPPSGLTAIIEFLEPTEAKRAFTRLAYSKFQHIPLYLEWAPVDVFVAGRPEPVLEKEEAMKEKKEEEEEEEEEEEESAPGSTLFVKNLNFSTTEETLQETFAKCGKITSCTISKKQDKTGNMLSMGYGFVQYQTAEAAQKALRTLQHCSVDDHQLELKVSERATRTPEVSRKKKQKDKKQTGSKILVRNVPFQATVREIRELFCTFGELKTVRLPKKAAGSGNHRGFGFIDFITKQDAKKAFAALCHSTHLYGRRLVLEWADAEETVETLRRKTAEHFHVANKKQRQSEVMEGIVENMETGGDAED; encoded by the exons ATGTCGAGACTCATCATTAAAAACCTCCCTAATGGG ATGAAGGAGGAGAGGTTCAGGTCCATGTTTGCTGCCTTTGGCACAGTGACAGACTGCTCTCTGAAGTTCACCAAGGATGGGAAGTTCCGTAAGTTCGGCTTTGTGGGGTTTAAAGCCGAGGAAGACGCGAACAACGCTCTGAAACACTTCAACAAGAGCTTCGTGGACACATCCAGATTGACG GTGGAGATGTGTAAGGTGTTTGGAGACCCCACTAAAGCCAAAGCCTGGAGCAAACACACCCAGAGCTCAGCCCCCGAAAAACCCTCCACCCCTGCTGACTCAGACAGCAAGAAG aaaaataaacagaaaaagGAAACCAACAGCACCCTGGAAATT CTGGAAGAGGACCAGGGGTTCAAGGAGTTTCTGTCGGTACATCAGAACCGAAGCCAAGCACCGACCTGGTCCAATGACACTATGCAGCAGCTGCAAACTGATCCTGATGCTGCAGTGGTGAAGACTCAGAGCAAGAAAAAGGTTGCTTCTGATGATTACCTTAACTTTGATTCAGACGagtcagaggaggaggagaaggaggaggaagaagaggatgaaGCTGAAG GTGCCACTAAAGAAGCACTGAAGTCTGGCTTATCAGACATGGATTATCTGCGCTCAAAGGTGGCACAGACAGAGGACACCATGGAGGAGAGTAAGGAGAAGCAAGATGGTGAAGAGGAGGACGAAGATGATGATGAAGGTGTTCCTGCGCAGCACACAGACAGCGCCTATGAGAGCGGTGACAAAGAAAACCTCTCAAAGACCAAAACCGTAGTTTCCTCTGGGGATGAGAAGCAAAGCAAAATAAAGAAAACGGCCAAGCAAGAG ATGGAGCCGACAACAGAATTTACAGTGAAGCTAAGAGGAGCCCCGTTCAACGTGAAGGAG CAACAAATTCGGGAGTTCATGTTGCCCCTGAAGCCTGAAGCAATCAGGATTGGGAAAAACGAAAGTGGGAATAGAACAG GGTATGTGTATGTGGACCTGCACTCTGATGAACAGGCGGAAAAGGCTTTGAAGAAGAATAAAGATTACATAG GTGGGCGTTACATTGAGGTCTTCCGTGTGGACCCCAATGGGGGTAAGGGGAAGAGAGACCGAAAGGACAAGGACAATGACAGAAGCTTTACCAGGACGCTcaaggaggatgaagaggaggaagatgTTGCAGAGTCCGGTCGACTCTTCATCAGGAACCTTCCTTACACCTGCACAGAGGAAGAGATCAAAGAGCTTTTTGCTAAACATG GTCCTATATCTGAGATACTTTTCCCCATTGACAATCTGACCAAGAAACCGAAAGGATTTGCTTTTGTCATGTACATGATACCAGAGAATGCTGTGACTGCTCTGGCTCAGCTGGACGGACATATATTTCAG GGCAGAATGCTTCACCTGCTGCCCTCCACCATGAAGAAGGAAAAGACGGACTCAGACGCTGGTGGTCCTGGCTCTTCCACTTACAAACGGCAAAAAGATGCTAAAAATAAAGCTTCAAGTTCCAG CTCCCACAACTGGAACACCCTATTTCTGGGCACAAGTGCAGTGGCAGATGCCATTGCTGACAaatacaacacaacaaaaagcaaaGTCCTGGACCAT GAGTCAACGGGAAGTCTTGCAGTGAGGATGGCCTTGGGAGAGACGCAGATTGTACAGGAGACTCGACAGTTTCTACTGGACAACGGTGTCAGTCTGGATTCCTTTAGTCAG GCAGCAGCAGCGAGGAGCACAACCGTGATCCTGGTGAAGAATCTTCCAGCTGGTGTGACGGTGGCAGAGTTGGAGGAGCTTTTCTCTCCTCATGGCTCTTTGGGCCGAGTGCTGCTGCCGCCCTCCGGCCTCACCGCCATCATCGAGTTCCTCGAGCCCACCGAGGCGAAACGAGCCTTCACACGGCTGGCCTACAGCAAG TTCCAACACATCCCGCTGTATCTGGAGTGGGCTCCTGTTGATGTGTTTGTGGCAGGCAGACCAGAGCCAG TATTAGAAAAGGAGGAGGCAATGAAAGAGaaaaaggaagaagaagaagaggaagaggaggaggaggaggaatctgctCCTGGTTCCACACTTTTCGTCAAAAATCTTAATTTCAGCACAACAGAAGAGACACTACAGGAA ACATTCGCCAAATGTGGAAAGATCACTTCCTGCACCATCTCAAAGAAGCAAGATAAAACAG GCAACATGTTGTCCATGGGCTACGGTTTTGTTCAGTATCAGACAGCGGAGGCAGCACAGAAGGCCCTGAGGACACTGCAG CACTGCTCTGTGGATGATCACCAGCTAGAGCTCAAGGTCTCTGAGAGAGCCACAAG GACTCCTGAAGTGTCACGCAAGAAGAAACAAAAAGACAAGAAACAGACGGGATCCAAAATCCTCGTGCGAAACGTCCCCTTCCAAGCCACCGTCCGGGAAATTCGAGAACTCTTCTG TACTTTTGGAGAGCTGAAGACAGTCCGTCTTCCAAAGAAAGCCGCTGGTTCAGGGAATCATCGAGGCTTCGGCTTTATTGACTTCATCACCAAACAGGACGCCAAG AAAGCATTTGCTGCACTGTGTCACAGCACCCATCTGTACGGCCGACGCCTCGTGCTGGAGTGGGCTGACGCTGAGGAAACAGTGGAGACACTGAGGCGGAAAACAGCTGAACATTTTCATG TTGCCAACAAAAAGCAGCGACAGTCAGAAGTCATGGAGGGAATTGTGGAGAACATGGAAACCGGAGGCGATGCAGAAGACTGA